One Nocardioidaceae bacterium SCSIO 66511 genomic window carries:
- a CDS encoding M1 family metallopeptidase, producing MSLRTRATAALSIGLLVTACSTASDQTDESGGDAGPPTDLAAAESQPIDDPYYPQHGEPYFDALAYDLTLDWEPAQATLTGKAKIKFRLTEPRDEIALDFAKPLEATRVALDGDRIESTESAEQLTLKTGAIKANEQRTLTIEYSGQPEPVATAASRGDLSKVGWTTESDGSAWTMQEPWGAYTWYPVNDHPSDKAYYNADITAHGGMSGVFNGELTDIEEGDDTTTTTWSLDEPAASYLITIAVGDYTATTDEGPDGLPLTYWTRPGDERQLSQLKKSPEILDWLEEQLGPYPFDTGGSVIVPSRSAMETQTMVTMGTQVRYIGDEYVGVLAHEYAHQWLGDTVTPDNWKDLWLNEGLTMYVEALWNDHMGTASYDEQIKDWASYENSSRASEGPPGEYRKNQFASGIVYYSGAIMLDRIRDAVGDEVFAEALRGWPQEHRNESVDRQDFIAYFSEATGTDIGPFVEKWLTAPTMPKGPVVDG from the coding sequence ATGTCACTACGCACTCGGGCGACGGCAGCACTGTCCATCGGTCTGTTGGTCACCGCGTGCTCGACCGCGTCAGACCAGACAGACGAGAGCGGCGGCGACGCCGGGCCCCCGACAGACCTGGCTGCTGCGGAGTCTCAGCCCATCGATGACCCGTATTACCCGCAGCACGGCGAGCCGTATTTCGACGCGCTCGCGTACGACCTCACGCTCGACTGGGAGCCCGCGCAGGCGACACTGACCGGCAAGGCGAAGATAAAGTTCCGTCTCACGGAGCCGCGCGACGAGATTGCGCTCGACTTCGCCAAACCGCTCGAGGCAACGCGGGTCGCGCTCGACGGCGACCGGATCGAGTCGACCGAATCCGCCGAGCAACTGACGCTGAAGACCGGCGCCATCAAGGCCAATGAGCAGCGCACCTTGACGATCGAGTACTCCGGGCAGCCGGAGCCGGTGGCCACTGCGGCCTCGCGCGGCGACCTGAGCAAGGTCGGCTGGACGACCGAGTCCGACGGCAGCGCCTGGACGATGCAGGAACCGTGGGGCGCGTACACCTGGTACCCGGTGAACGACCATCCGTCCGATAAGGCCTACTACAACGCAGACATCACCGCCCACGGCGGGATGTCAGGGGTCTTCAACGGCGAGCTCACCGACATCGAAGAGGGCGACGACACGACGACGACCACATGGTCGCTCGACGAGCCGGCCGCGTCGTACCTCATCACGATCGCAGTCGGTGACTACACGGCAACGACCGACGAGGGCCCGGACGGCCTTCCGTTGACGTACTGGACCCGACCCGGCGACGAACGCCAACTCTCCCAGCTGAAGAAGTCACCAGAGATCCTCGACTGGCTCGAAGAGCAGCTCGGTCCGTACCCGTTCGACACCGGCGGGAGTGTGATCGTGCCTTCTCGATCGGCGATGGAGACCCAGACAATGGTCACGATGGGCACGCAGGTCAGGTACATCGGCGACGAGTACGTCGGCGTGCTCGCCCACGAGTACGCCCACCAGTGGCTCGGCGACACCGTCACGCCCGACAACTGGAAGGACCTCTGGCTGAACGAAGGTCTCACGATGTACGTCGAGGCGCTCTGGAACGACCACATGGGCACTGCGTCGTACGACGAGCAGATCAAGGACTGGGCCTCGTACGAGAACTCGAGCCGGGCGAGCGAAGGCCCGCCCGGTGAGTACCGCAAGAACCAGTTCGCGTCCGGGATCGTCTACTACAGCGGTGCAATCATGCTCGACCGAATCCGCGACGCCGTCGGCGACGAGGTGTTTGCCGAGGCGTTGCGAGGCTGGCCGCAGGAGCACCGCAACGAGTCCGTCGACAGACAGGACTTCATCGCGTACTTCTCCGAAGCGACCGGCACCGATATCGGTCCGTTCGTCGAGAAATGGCTGACGGCGCCGACGATGCCGAAGGGACCCGTCGTCGACGGATAG
- a CDS encoding TetR/AcrR family transcriptional regulator, giving the protein MPRTDPADVEAAILDAARSCVLDFGVRKTTLAEVARRARVSRPTVYRRWADTDSLVGELIARQFREAVAGALPDGPDARTRIVTGVIEGARRIRSHPVFVKIFHADTDLLLTYIVERLGRSQHEVIELCAAAIRAGQADGSVREGDADQLATMVLLIVQSTVQSARMVEDTLPPEDLDRELALAIGGYLAGGSQ; this is encoded by the coding sequence ATGCCTCGCACCGACCCGGCCGACGTCGAAGCCGCAATCCTCGATGCCGCGCGGTCCTGCGTACTCGACTTCGGCGTACGAAAGACCACGTTGGCCGAGGTCGCTCGGCGTGCGCGGGTGAGCCGACCGACTGTCTATCGCCGCTGGGCCGACACCGACAGTCTGGTCGGTGAGCTGATCGCGCGCCAGTTCCGCGAGGCCGTCGCCGGGGCGTTGCCCGACGGTCCCGATGCGCGTACGCGAATCGTCACGGGTGTCATCGAGGGCGCCCGGCGGATCCGCAGCCATCCGGTCTTCGTAAAGATCTTCCACGCCGACACCGATCTCCTTCTCACCTACATCGTCGAGCGGCTCGGTCGGTCGCAGCACGAGGTAATCGAGCTGTGCGCAGCCGCGATCCGTGCAGGTCAGGCCGACGGTTCGGTACGTGAGGGCGACGCCGATCAATTGGCGACGATGGTGCTGCTGATCGTGCAGTCGACGGTGCAGTCCGCGCGGATGGTCGAAGACACGCTGCCACCTGAGGATCTCGACCGAGAGCTCGCGCTGGCGATCGGCGGCTATCTCGCTGGGGGTTCGCAATGA
- a CDS encoding FAD-binding oxidoreductase encodes MSEQPIGRLPLAWDAWGVPDRAQPLPERVRALVAAAFALGDDSVPRIDAGDVRLAPSRLDPADLEALAAIDGVASVSADHQTRLDHAGGKSTTDLLRRQEAEQDAPDAVVEPTTHESVVRVLKHCTDVKIAVVAYGGGTSVVGGLDPVRDGFSATVSLDLRRLDQLTALDETSLLATLGAGMTGPRAEALLGDHGLSLGHFPQSFEHASIGGFAATRSSGQASSGYGRFDDMVHAVTVATPRGTLRLGRAPASAAGPDLRQLFLGSEGVLGVITDVTLRVHPRAEHTAYAAWTLPDFTVGANAVRTLAQRGCRPTVLRLSDEAETAINAAVAGNADAPSGCLAIATFEGETERAEAELTYARNIVESAGGQWLGADVAKAWERGRFDAPYLRDSLLGAGVLVETLETATTWTTLDALRTAVTGALTAALGADGTTPLVMCHISHTYATGASLYFTVGTARGDEPIQRWAQAKRAVGDAIADLGATISHHHAVGRDHAPWMHREIGDLGIEAIGAVKDAVDPAGILNPGKLILR; translated from the coding sequence ATGAGCGAACAGCCCATTGGCCGCCTGCCACTCGCCTGGGATGCCTGGGGAGTGCCCGACCGCGCACAGCCCCTGCCCGAGCGGGTTCGCGCACTTGTCGCCGCCGCATTCGCGCTCGGCGACGACTCCGTCCCGAGGATCGATGCCGGCGACGTACGTCTCGCCCCGAGCCGGTTGGACCCGGCCGACCTCGAGGCACTTGCGGCGATAGACGGCGTCGCGTCCGTGTCGGCCGATCACCAGACGAGGCTCGACCACGCCGGCGGTAAGAGCACCACCGATCTCCTGCGTCGGCAGGAGGCGGAGCAGGACGCTCCCGACGCCGTCGTCGAACCGACCACCCACGAGTCGGTCGTACGCGTACTCAAGCACTGCACCGACGTGAAGATCGCGGTCGTCGCGTACGGCGGAGGTACGAGCGTCGTCGGTGGACTCGACCCCGTGCGCGACGGATTCTCTGCCACGGTCTCGCTCGACCTCCGCCGACTCGATCAGCTCACGGCCCTCGACGAGACCAGCCTGCTCGCCACCCTCGGCGCCGGCATGACCGGGCCACGAGCTGAAGCGCTGCTCGGCGACCACGGCCTCTCGCTCGGACACTTTCCGCAGAGCTTTGAGCACGCCAGCATCGGCGGTTTCGCCGCAACCCGCTCCTCCGGCCAGGCATCGAGCGGCTACGGCCGGTTCGACGACATGGTGCATGCAGTCACGGTGGCGACACCACGTGGCACGTTGCGGCTCGGCCGCGCGCCGGCATCGGCCGCCGGACCCGACCTACGCCAGCTGTTCCTCGGGTCCGAGGGAGTCCTCGGCGTGATCACCGACGTGACCCTACGCGTGCACCCGCGCGCAGAGCACACCGCGTACGCTGCGTGGACGCTTCCCGACTTCACCGTCGGCGCGAATGCCGTGCGTACGCTCGCGCAGCGCGGTTGCCGGCCGACGGTTCTACGCCTCTCCGACGAGGCGGAGACGGCGATCAACGCAGCCGTCGCCGGCAACGCCGATGCGCCGTCCGGTTGCCTCGCGATCGCAACCTTCGAGGGTGAGACCGAACGCGCTGAGGCCGAGCTCACGTACGCTCGCAACATCGTCGAGTCGGCGGGCGGGCAATGGCTCGGCGCCGACGTCGCCAAGGCATGGGAACGCGGGCGGTTTGATGCGCCATACCTGCGTGATTCGCTGCTCGGTGCGGGCGTACTCGTCGAGACCCTCGAAACTGCGACGACCTGGACGACCCTCGACGCGCTACGAACTGCCGTGACCGGCGCGCTCACCGCCGCCCTCGGCGCGGATGGCACAACACCGCTTGTCATGTGCCATATCTCGCATACGTACGCGACTGGAGCGTCGCTCTACTTCACCGTCGGAACCGCTCGCGGTGACGAGCCGATCCAGCGATGGGCGCAGGCGAAGCGCGCCGTCGGCGATGCGATCGCAGATCTCGGAGCGACGATCAGTCACCATCACGCTGTCGGCCGCGATCATGCTCCGTGGATGCACCGCGAGATCGGTGACCTCGGCATCGAGGCCATCGGTGCGGTGAAGGACGCCGTCGACCCCGCAGGCATCCTGAACCCGGGCAAACTGATCCTCAGATAG